A window of Ignicoccus hospitalis KIN4/I contains these coding sequences:
- the carA gene encoding glutamine-hydrolyzing carbamoyl-phosphate synthase small subunit: MRCRGDKAFLVLEDLSIFEGCAFGARAVRVGEVVFTTTMNGYPEALTDPSYKGQILIMTHPMVGNYGVPDPNIIDPKSNLPLHYESNGIKVEGFVIARLTKPNHWASVKDLDEWFKEEGVPGIQGVDTRMLVKKIREKGVMMGAITTTGDVEDAIRALESAPRYDEVDYVSSVRPPKVMEHGSGEPVALLDCGVKYGIVRELASRGLKVIRVPCGEGLKILDEVKGVVLANGPGNPTMAMEKYNLHKFVEAAYELGLPILAICLGHQILNMTFGGRVYKMKYGHRGVNKPVKDSEGRCFIVSENHGYAVDPKTIDNVKFRKWFVNPDDNTLEGVISKDPKRPVFSVQFHPESSPGPHDTLWIFDKFASEVKAQ, encoded by the coding sequence TTGAGATGTCGAGGGGATAAGGCGTTCTTAGTGCTAGAGGACCTAAGCATATTCGAGGGCTGCGCGTTCGGTGCCCGGGCCGTTAGGGTCGGGGAGGTAGTCTTCACCACCACGATGAACGGCTACCCAGAAGCGCTCACGGACCCTTCCTACAAAGGTCAAATACTGATTATGACTCACCCCATGGTCGGCAACTACGGCGTGCCCGACCCCAACATTATTGATCCAAAGAGCAACTTACCTCTCCACTATGAATCTAACGGTATAAAGGTAGAGGGCTTCGTAATAGCTAGGTTGACCAAACCCAACCACTGGGCGTCGGTTAAGGATTTGGACGAGTGGTTCAAGGAAGAGGGCGTGCCGGGCATTCAAGGCGTGGACACTAGGATGTTGGTCAAAAAGATAAGGGAAAAAGGAGTGATGATGGGCGCCATTACCACTACCGGAGACGTGGAAGATGCGATAAGGGCACTGGAAAGCGCGCCGAGGTACGACGAGGTTGATTACGTCTCCTCAGTGCGCCCCCCTAAGGTGATGGAACACGGCTCGGGCGAGCCGGTCGCGCTCTTGGATTGTGGAGTCAAATACGGAATCGTAAGGGAGCTCGCTTCTCGAGGCCTCAAGGTGATCAGAGTCCCTTGCGGAGAAGGGCTAAAGATACTGGATGAAGTTAAAGGAGTTGTGCTCGCCAACGGCCCTGGAAACCCCACGATGGCGATGGAGAAGTATAACTTACACAAGTTCGTAGAGGCCGCATACGAACTCGGACTGCCCATCCTAGCCATATGCTTAGGTCATCAAATCCTAAACATGACCTTCGGAGGCCGGGTTTACAAAATGAAGTACGGTCATAGGGGGGTTAACAAGCCCGTCAAGGACTCAGAGGGGAGGTGCTTCATAGTTAGCGAGAACCACGGATACGCGGTGGACCCGAAAACTATAGACAACGTAAAGTTTAGGAAGTGGTTCGTGAACCCTGATGACAACACCCTCGAGGGGGTGATAAGCAAGGACCCGAAGAGGCCAGTTTTCAGCGTCCAGTTCCACCCAGAATCCTCCCCGGGTCCTCACGACACCTTGTGGATTTTCGACAAGTTCGCCTCTGAGGTGAAGGCTCAATGA
- a CDS encoding thiolase family protein encodes MSEIYIISAVRTPIGKFLGSLSGIPAPDLAAIAAKEAIKRAGIEPKDVDFYAFGNVIGAAVGQNPARRTALLAGIPYEVDGHTVNLVCSSGMMAMIDAIRAFKAGDAKIALVGGMESMSRAPLCLPPEARSGIKHLVGREAKLIDTMVLDGLTDSWNWQLMGVEADMTAKKYGAKREELDWIAYQSHMRAAKATDEGIFEKEIVPIEVKTKKGVVTIKSDEGIRRDTSPEKLAKLPPAFTPDGVHTAGNSSQLSDGAAALIMAPEEVVNEYGLKPVARVLAYDIVGLKPEDFVEAPVPGIKRISEKVGVKPDDWDLYEVNEAFAISLWLPHHLLGIPYERMNVHGGAIAIGHPLGASGARIVVTLINALKTHNKSRGVATLCHGTGGGSTLAIEVF; translated from the coding sequence GTGAGCGAAATATACATAATTTCGGCCGTGAGGACGCCGATAGGCAAGTTCCTCGGCTCGCTGAGCGGAATCCCCGCTCCAGACTTAGCCGCCATAGCCGCTAAAGAGGCAATAAAGAGGGCCGGAATAGAGCCCAAGGACGTAGACTTCTACGCGTTCGGTAACGTGATAGGGGCGGCTGTAGGTCAAAACCCCGCCCGCAGAACCGCGTTGTTAGCGGGCATCCCATACGAAGTGGACGGCCATACGGTAAACTTGGTCTGTTCTTCGGGAATGATGGCAATGATAGACGCTATAAGGGCCTTCAAGGCCGGAGACGCGAAAATAGCCCTCGTAGGCGGCATGGAAAGTATGAGCAGGGCTCCCCTCTGCCTGCCTCCCGAAGCTAGGAGCGGGATAAAGCACTTGGTAGGAAGGGAGGCAAAGCTCATAGACACCATGGTACTGGACGGACTAACCGACTCTTGGAACTGGCAGCTAATGGGCGTAGAAGCGGACATGACTGCTAAGAAGTACGGAGCGAAGAGGGAAGAACTGGACTGGATCGCTTATCAGAGCCACATGAGGGCGGCCAAAGCGACCGACGAAGGAATTTTTGAGAAGGAGATTGTGCCGATAGAGGTTAAGACTAAGAAAGGCGTCGTAACGATAAAAAGCGACGAGGGGATTAGGAGGGACACCAGCCCAGAGAAGTTAGCCAAGCTTCCCCCGGCCTTCACGCCCGACGGGGTACACACAGCCGGCAACAGCTCCCAACTGAGCGACGGCGCGGCCGCTCTGATAATGGCTCCAGAAGAAGTCGTGAACGAGTACGGCCTCAAGCCCGTAGCTAGGGTCCTAGCCTACGACATAGTGGGTTTGAAGCCTGAAGACTTCGTGGAGGCGCCAGTTCCCGGAATAAAGAGGATATCAGAAAAGGTCGGCGTTAAGCCAGACGACTGGGACCTCTACGAGGTCAACGAGGCGTTTGCAATAAGCTTGTGGTTGCCTCACCACCTCTTAGGAATACCTTACGAGCGGATGAACGTACACGGCGGCGCCATAGCGATAGGCCACCCCTTGGGCGCCTCCGGCGCCAGAATAGTAGTAACCTTGATTAACGCTCTAAAGACCCACAACAAGAGCCGGGGGGTCGCGACCCTCTGTCACGGAACTGGAGGGGGGAGCACCCTAGCGATCGAAGTGTTTTAA
- the lysW/argW gene encoding alpha-aminoadipate/glutamate carrier protein LysW, with protein MKAKCPVCGAEIELPDDVMDGEIVECPQCGATLEVKKSGDKVELKVAEEVGEDWGQ; from the coding sequence TTGAAGGCGAAGTGTCCCGTGTGCGGCGCCGAGATAGAGCTCCCCGACGACGTCATGGACGGAGAGATAGTGGAGTGTCCCCAATGCGGCGCCACCCTGGAGGTCAAGAAGAGTGGGGACAAGGTGGAACTGAAGGTAGCCGAAGAAGTGGGAGAGGACTGGGGCCAGTAG